The genomic window CCTCGAAGACGGGAAGGCACAGCTCGAACGGCGCCTGCTCCGGACGGACCTGGCCGAGCCCGTCGGGGCCCTGGCACTCGTGATCGAGCGTGAGGGCCTGCTGATCGGCACGGTGTCGCTCTGGCGCACCGAGCAGGAACGACGCACGGTCGAGCTCGGCTGGACCCTCGATCCCGAGCACGGAGGCGCCGGCTACGCGAGCGAGGCGGTCGCAGCCGGCCTGCGTCTCGCGTTCGGACAGCCCGACGTCCATCGCGTCACCGCGCAGCTGGACGCTCGCAACACGGCCTCCGAGCGTCTCGCTGCGCGTGTGGGCCTGCGGCGGGAGGCACACCACCGGCAGGACTTCTGGAGCAAGGGCGAGTGGACCGACACCCTGGTCTTCGCGCTGCTCGCGGACGAGTACCGCGCGCAGTCGGGATCCGGTCAGGCGGGCTTCGAGCAGCCGGGCTCCGGTCAGTCCGCGAGCACCGACCGCACCGCGTCGTAGGCGGGCGTCGCCTCGCCGTCGTCGAAGAGCAGGTCGTGGCCCTGCTCCACGCCGTCGTCGTCGACGAAGAAGTCGTACCGGT from Frigoribacterium sp. PvP032 includes these protein-coding regions:
- a CDS encoding GNAT family N-acetyltransferase, producing MDSDTVTTTPRLALRLHRSSDLERLVAIHSRPDVARYLLQEPWTLEDGKAQLERRLLRTDLAEPVGALALVIEREGLLIGTVSLWRTEQERRTVELGWTLDPEHGGAGYASEAVAAGLRLAFGQPDVHRVTAQLDARNTASERLAARVGLRREAHHRQDFWSKGEWTDTLVFALLADEYRAQSGSGQAGFEQPGSGQSASTDRTAS